The genomic region CGACATCGGCATTCCGGAGGACAAAATACGCTTCCGCCAACAGCTCCCCGAGGAGAGGGCCCACTACTCACGCGACACCTGGGACGCCGAGATACACAGCGAGCGCTTCGGCTGGGTGGAGTGCGTGGGCATAGCCAACCGCGGTGACTACGACTTAAGCAGGCACATGCGCGAGAGCGGGGCTGACTTGACAGTTCTCATCCACTACGACGAGCCGAAGGTTGTGAAGAAGCTCGAGGTTAGCCTCAATCTCAAACGCGTCGGTCCGAAGCTCAGGAAAGATGCCAAGAGGATAAACGAGCTGATAAAGAGCCTGAGCGAGGAGGAGAAGCGCGAGCTGGTTGAGAAACTTGAGAAGGAAGGAAAGGTCACAATCGAGGGCTACGAGCTTGAGAAGGACGACTTCATAATCAAGGAAGTCGAGGAGAAGATAACGGGCGAGAAGATAGTGCCCCACGTTTTGGAGCCGAGTTTCGGTATCGACAGGCCCTTCTATCTGCTCCTTGAGAACAGCCTCGTCATCGAGGAGGACAGGACCTACCTGAAACTTAAAAAGGACATGGCGCCGATAGAGGTCGCGGTTTTACCGCTGGTCGCCAAGGAACCGCTCAAGAGCATAGCCTACGACGTCTTCAGAACCCTCCAGAAGGCGGGCTTTATAG from Thermococcus sp. harbors:
- the glyS gene encoding glycine--tRNA ligase; its protein translation is DIGIPEDKIRFRQQLPEERAHYSRDTWDAEIHSERFGWVECVGIANRGDYDLSRHMRESGADLTVLIHYDEPKVVKKLEVSLNLKRVGPKLRKDAKRINELIKSLSEEEKRELVEKLEKEGKVTIEGYELEKDDFIIKEVEEKITGEKIVPHVLEPSFGIDRPFYLLLENSLVIEEDRTYLKLKKDMAPIEVAVLPLVAKEPLKSIAYDVFRTLQKAGFIAVYDEKDTIGRRYMRYDEIGTPYCVTIDNQTPEDNTVTIRDRDTREQVRVKIEELPEKLRELIFGS